A window from Littorina saxatilis isolate snail1 linkage group LG9, US_GU_Lsax_2.0, whole genome shotgun sequence encodes these proteins:
- the LOC138977331 gene encoding protein FAM186A-like, which yields MTKGGVQGRGRSKDAQLTLTPSIQQVTLTPSIQQVTLTPSIQQQTLTPSIQQVTLTPSIQQLTLTPSIQQVTLTPSIQQVTLTPSIQQVTLTPSIQQVTLTPSIQQLTLTPSIQQLTLTPSIQQVTLTPSIQQVTLTPSIQQVTLTPSIQQVTLTPSIQQLTLTPSIQQLTLTPSIQQVTLTPSIQQVTLTPSIQQLTLTPSIQQLTLTPSIQQVTLTPSIQQVTLTPSIQQVTLTPSIQQVTLTPSIQQVTLTPSIQQLTLTPSIQQVTLTPSIQQVTLTPSIQQLTLTPSIQQVTLTPSIQQLTLTPSIQQVTLTPSIQQLTLTPSIQQLTLTPSIQQLTLTPPIQQLTLTPSIQQLTLTPPIQQLTLTPSIQQVTLTPSIQQLTLTPSIQQLTLTPSIQQVTLTPSIQQLTLTPSIQQVTLTPSIQQVTLTPSIQQLTLTPSIQQLTLTPSIQQLTLTPSIQQVTLTPSIQQLTLTPSIQQLTLTPSIQQLTLTPSIQQLTLTPPIQQVSGTD from the exons atgACCAAGGGAGGGGTACAGGGGAGGGGCAGGTCGAAAG ATGCGCAACTGACACTCACACCCTCCATCCAGCAAGTGACACTCACACCCTCCATCCAGCAAGTGACACTAACACCCTCCATCCAGCAACAGACACTCACACCCTCCATCCAGCAAGTGACACTCACACCCTCCATCCAGCAACTGACACTCACACCCTCCATCCAGCAAGTGACACTCACACCCTCCATCCAGCAAGTGACACTCACACCCTCCATCCAGCAAGTGACACTCACACCCTCCATCCAGCAAGTGACACTCACACCCTCCATCCAGCAACTGACACTCACACCCTCCATCCAGCAACTGACACTCACACCCTCCATCCAGCAAGTGACACTCACACCCTCCATCCAGCAAGTGACACTCACACCCTCCATCCAGCAAGTGACACTCACACCCTCCATCCAGCAAGTGACACTCACACCCTCCATCCAGCAACTGACACTCACACCCTCCATCCAGCAACTGACACTCACACCCTCCATCCAGCAAGTGACACTCACACCCTCCATCCAGCAAGTGACACTCACACCCTCCATCCAGCAACTGACACTCACACCCTCCATCCAGCAACTGACACTCACACCCTCCATCCAGCAAGTGACACTCACACCCTCCATCCAGCAAGTGACACTCACACCCTCCATCCAGCAAGTGACACTCACACCCTCCATCCAGCAAGTGACACTCACACCCTCCATCCAGCAAGTGACACTCACACCCTCCATCCAGCAACTGACACTCACACCCTCCATCCAGCAAGTGACACTCACACCCTCCATCCAGCAAGTGACACTCACACCCTCCATCCAGCAACTGACACTCACACCCTCCATCCAGCAAGTGACACTCACACCCTCCATCCAGCAACTGACACTCACACCCTCCATCCAGCAAGTGACACTCACACCCTCCATCCAGCAACTGACACTCACACCCTCCATCCAGCAACTGACACTCACACCCTCCATCCAGCAACTGACACTCACACCCCCCATCCAGCAACTGACACTCACACCCTCCATCCAGCAACTGACACTCACACCCCCCATCCAGCAACTGACACTCACACCCTCCATCCAGCAAGTGACACTCACACCCTCCATCCAGCAACTGACACTCACACCCTCCATCCAGCAACTGACACTCACACCCTCCATCCAGCAAGTGACACTCACACCCTCCATCCAGCAACTGACACTCACACCCTCCATCCAGCAAGTGACACTCACACCCTCCATCCAGCAAGTGACACTCACACCCTCCATCCAGCAACTGACACTCACACCCTCCATCCAGCAACTGACACTCACACCCTCCATCCAGCAACTGACACTCACACCCTCCATCCAGCAAGTGACACTCACACCCTCCATCCAGCAACTGACACTCACACCCTCCATCCAGCAACTGACACTCACACCCTCCATCCAGCAACTGACACTCACACCCTCCATCCAGCAACTGACACTCACACCCCCCATCCAGCAAGTGTCTGGAACTGATTAG